One part of the Mesorhizobium sp. M4B.F.Ca.ET.058.02.1.1 genome encodes these proteins:
- a CDS encoding DUF2171 domain-containing protein: protein MTDTSKIRGHMEVVGADGVHVGTVEEIEGKRIKLTKADSGQGSHRGHHHYIPLSLVAEVEGEKVWLSANSDVAVSFEEEKSDPT from the coding sequence ATGACCGACACGAGCAAAATTCGCGGGCATATGGAAGTCGTCGGTGCCGACGGCGTACATGTCGGCACTGTCGAAGAGATCGAGGGGAAGCGGATCAAGCTGACCAAGGCTGACAGCGGTCAGGGCTCCCACAGAGGGCATCACCACTATATTCCCTTGAGCCTGGTAGCCGAGGTTGAGGGCGAGAAAGTTTGGCTGTCGGCCAATTCGGATGTCGCGGTGAGCTTCGAGGAAGAAAAGTCCGATCCCACCTGA